In one Vibrio sp. CB1-14 genomic region, the following are encoded:
- a CDS encoding HupE/UreJ family protein gives MKKAMKLLSGAVILVSPIAHAHGIHDGLSVSLLSGFFHPFLGLDHLLILLAMGVASQMSCFDKLKGGSFIIAALCMMGAGFVFGLWWEASSLMETLILSSVFVAGFAVWMLNSGSWLAKALVTASLFAVSIHGWAHGVEVGHASLATFAIGMLMGSAVIMGLGSQLVKLVSSQKLAAVIVSCGVLFGVIG, from the coding sequence ACGCTCACGGCATTCATGACGGGCTATCAGTCTCGCTATTGAGTGGTTTTTTCCACCCTTTCCTTGGGCTGGATCATCTATTGATCTTGCTTGCTATGGGCGTTGCTAGCCAAATGTCTTGTTTTGATAAGTTAAAAGGCGGGTCTTTTATTATTGCAGCTCTTTGCATGATGGGTGCTGGCTTCGTATTTGGACTATGGTGGGAGGCCAGCAGTCTGATGGAAACCTTGATATTAAGCTCCGTTTTCGTCGCAGGGTTTGCTGTCTGGATGCTTAACTCGGGCTCTTGGCTGGCGAAAGCACTAGTGACTGCGTCATTGTTCGCGGTATCGATTCATGGTTGGGCACACGGCGTTGAAGTGGGTCATGCGTCTCTAGCTACATTTGCCATTGGGATGTTGATGGGATCGGCTGTCATCATGGGACTAGGTAGTCAATTGGTGAAGTTGGTGTCGTCACAAAAATTGGCAGCGGTCATAGTGAGTTGTGGTGTATTGTTCGGCGTTATTGGCTAG